The Patescibacteria group bacterium genome window below encodes:
- the ruvC gene encoding crossover junction endodeoxyribonuclease RuvC, whose protein sequence is MSSRIIMGFDPGLADTGYGIIKEEGNKLTCLAYGSIITKAKTSLSERLEIIYQETSKLLKKHKPELVAVEQLFFSRNVSTALIVGHARGVVLLAIEQANLPMIEFTPNQVKQSVSAYGSAGKTQVQKMVKTLLGLKEIPKPDDAADALAVAICGLNSREYLKKK, encoded by the coding sequence TGATCCTGGCTTAGCCGATACCGGTTACGGGATAATTAAAGAAGAGGGCAACAAGCTTACTTGTCTGGCCTATGGCTCTATTATTACTAAGGCTAAAACTTCTTTATCTGAACGTCTAGAAATTATTTACCAAGAAACTTCCAAGCTTTTAAAAAAACATAAGCCGGAATTAGTGGCTGTTGAACAACTGTTTTTTTCTAGAAACGTTTCCACTGCTTTAATTGTTGGACATGCCAGAGGAGTAGTACTCTTAGCCATTGAACAAGCTAACTTGCCTATGATTGAATTTACCCCCAATCAGGTTAAGCAGTCGGTTTCCGCTTATGGTTCGGCTGGTAAGACCCAGGTACAGAAAATGGTTAAAACTCTTTTGGGACTTAAAGAAATACCTAAACCGGACGACGCGGCCGACGCTTTAGCCGTAGCTATTTGCGGACTTAATTCTAGGGAGTACTTAAAAAAGAAATAA